The Erigeron canadensis isolate Cc75 chromosome 1, C_canadensis_v1, whole genome shotgun sequence genome segment CCTGCCGAGTGCCCCGAAAGGAAACCAAAGAAGAACAAGAAGCAAAAAGGATGTTTCATCCACTGTGGTAGCAAATGTGAAGCTACTTGCAAATGTAAGCAAGCAAATTATATTATCTGATGATTATTCAAAAATTAGCATAACTAAGCTCCTGTTTACAGCAGTTTCTCTTTCTTAATAACCGACTTTTAACTAATTTTGTAGGGAGAAGAGCTAAATGCAATGGCTATGGTTCTCTATGTTATGACCCAAGGTTCGTTGGTGGTGATGGAGTTATGTTCTACTTCCATGGTGGCAAAGGACGTGATTTCGCTCTAGTCTCCGATACCAACCTTCAAATCAATGCCCACTTCATTGGAAACCGACCCAATGGTCGTAGCCGTGACTATACGTGGGTCCAAGCGGTCTCAGTAATGTTCGACACCCACAAATTGATCATTTCAGCAAAGAAAGTAGCCCAATGGGACGACTCGGTTGACGTGCTTCTCGTGAAATGGGACGGTGAAGAAGTCACTGTCCCATTCGACGGAGACTCTGAATGGAAAACCAACACCGGAGTAAGAGAAGTGGTGGTCGAAAGGACCGACGACACCAACACAGTTAAAGTCATGGTTGGTGGGTTGGTAGAGATTGACATGAAGGCCGTCCCAGTGACCAAAGAAGATGACAAAGCTCACAGCTACCAACTACCAGCAAATGACGTTTTTGCCCACTTTGAGTTgcaattcaagt includes the following:
- the LOC122595951 gene encoding uncharacterized protein LOC122595951; amino-acid sequence: MGKSSLRFIIVTFLVIFISVYPSIVRAADEEAGPKKKTPAPPVPKPVEADATNYEVTTFPQTGQQQAYCKSKGACYHKILTCPAECPERKPKKNKKQKGCFIHCGSKCEATCKWRRAKCNGYGSLCYDPRFVGGDGVMFYFHGGKGRDFALVSDTNLQINAHFIGNRPNGRSRDYTWVQAVSVMFDTHKLIISAKKVAQWDDSVDVLLVKWDGEEVTVPFDGDSEWKTNTGVREVVVERTDDTNTVKVMVGGLVEIDMKAVPVTKEDDKAHSYQLPANDVFAHFELQFKFSNLSDNVEGILGKTYQPGYVSPVKRGVAMPIMGGEDKYETTSLTSTACNACIFQKKPAAGLADF